The DNA segment atattaatatttttgttatattgtaATAATACAAAGTTAAGTGCAGCTGGATTCCTGCCATGGATTCCAGTAAATAGTCCTACAAAGGTGAGTCATGTTTGCTTGAATGCCAGTTAACAGTATGTGTCAACTCCCTATTCACCATATGTCTCCATCATATCACTAATGGTCAAGTTCAACTATTAATGACtcttagcttttcttttttttttttacacctgcAGTTTGGGGATTAAAGGTTAGTTCTGATAGTTGACTTGTGCATCTTTCAAAACTTGCAAATTAAAGTATTAACTGCACCTCTTTCACAGTTGAAAAACACTGGTTGGTAGCATTCAAACTCATATAGGCTAAGTACATATCAATTACTTCAGAGTTTGTTCTTTTCCATTAGATGTTTATGTGATGATCTGCGTCTGACAAGAAACGACCCCAGTTTTAGCAGTGCAGTAAACGCTACACAAAAGGAACTGTCACAGCTGCAACAAATAAACCCCCGAGCTGGATGACATTTTGGTTGCCGTACCTCTTGAGATGTcacctctttttcttcctcacactGTGTCATATCCCTCCACACCTGCCCGCTGTTCTCGCCCTCCCAGAGGCCATCAGAGCCGCACCGCCGACGCACAACTCCGTGGGACACTGGAGGAGAAACAGTCAGTCCTTCAGTCATTACCAGTTTATTCCCAATTAGGGTTACAGCGGCTTGAAGCCAATCACAGCATCCAGTGGGCAGAGACCAAGTAAATAGCCTGCACAGGTTATCATTACAGAACCTTGggaaaagaaactgaaagatACAGGCATGCTCAGACGCACTCaaagaacacatacacacagaaatacaaaataatcacGTTTCTTAAATGTTTCTCATATTTCAAATTTCATATATATACTGAAGTGCTAATAGATGGATTTAATACCTTCTGACAAAGTGCGACTAGCAGCtcgctgtttccagtctttaagctaagctaagccaaCTGTTCCGGGCTGCACCGTTTTATTGGACAGGCACATATAAGAGAGGCATTAAAGTGTCAGTAGGTGGACGGACCTTCTCTGACAGCTGCCAAAAGCATACTCCAATAGAAAGAGTACAAATTGACATGTTTGTTCTATCATAGTCATTAAAAGTGTGATTTACCTTTGTCGTACCAGGGCAGGTAGAAAGGACACGAGATGTTGACCATAGAGCCGGCGGGAGTATCTGGCCAGCAGGCGTATCTGTCAAAAGTCCTGTTACAGAACAGGCCCACTggaaaagaagaataagaaacTGAAAAGATATCTGTTcctcacaaaaaacaaagccacaGATGATCATTTTTGATGCAGTTTTAAATGGTATAATGTGAAATTTTCCcagtttcttttcctttccttttccttctcttgcCATATTTGACTCAATAGTACTTGAATGAAGTTTCTCCATACCTTGAGGGAGCGGCTGGTTTTCTATCATTTCGACACAGTCTTCTTTATACTGAACCCACTTCTGATAAGTCTCCTCTAAGATTTTTCCACTAGCCATATCAAACtgtaaggacacacacaaaaatatacttCAGAAGCACTGTCCTTCACTTGCATgtcaaacattttataaatcttTAGGAAGAAATTTCTGTAGTTGGGTTACCCTAAAAGTCAtcaaatatatattaatgttttattttacctttggCAGTTTGAGAAATAACAGACAGATCAAAGCCATTATGTCTTGTGTCCTGTCCATCACTGCAGACTTGTTCGTGCTTATCAGaaagactgagaggaaaaaggacAATGGAACAATTTCAACCGGTGAAAAAATAGGTAATAAGTGCTGAGTGCTGTTCGAAGGCGTTCTGGGGAGCTTATATTCAAATGTCAATTGATCTATTCCAAGAAAATCAAAATGGATGTGAGCCATTGGACCTACACACAGGCATTGTGAATACCACTTCCTACACATCCATCATAGGGACAGACTTATTTCAAAAGAAAGTGGTTCCCTACTGAATCGACATCAATCAAGTTCAGAGGATATGATTTACCATCCATTTTTCAACAACCTCTCAATTAGGTTTACCACAACCACCGAAACCAAGGCAAACTAAAATAACTGTTATAAGACATTTTCTAGACGTATGAGATCATTTTGAATTGAGTAACAGGATTACTGACATTCATGAAAGATCTTTGAGagtaaaagatttaaaaaatgatttttgcCTGTTGAGTTAGACcttatttcctgttttggtcATTTCAGTGATCTGAAGTGCCCTGTCAATTAAactgaacaaagaaaataaaaatgtcccatatatttcatatgtttCATATAATGTTTTGTAGTAAGTAGctccttcatttcctttgtgcattgcattgtgggacagCAATGTAGTAAACAGCATGCATGTACCTGCATGCATGTATCTGATAACATGATAGCGAAAAGGAAGAAACTATGACTGTACAGATGTTATTAATttcaaaattttcatttttggacAGATGGCCTCTCTTACTTCTCTGAAAAGTCTCTTCTCTACATCTACATGCACTGAAACCTTCATCACGTCATGTCTCCAAATTGCACGTGGAGATGGATTATAGCAGAAAAAGGCCATATCCATAAATCTAAATATACAAATCCAAAAAAACCTTGCTGTTGCTCATTTGTGAAATCAAGCAGTTCACTGATATAATGTCctcctgaaacaaaacaaatgcttgATATTAGCATGGTCTCTGATATTGTTAATGACTTGCTTTTCTCATTAAAGTTGaggagaaaaagatttttttttgtttggttacCAACctttttgaatatatttatttttgtcacttttccaACATAACACACTACACACTCAAATGCTGCTTAAAATAAATTGTGACTTGTGatctcactttttattttacaaagaaTAATTCTAAGGATTCTTCAATACTTTCTGAAACTAACTGTAAATTATATCACACATATATATAGTCATCATTATCGCCCACAGTCTCTCTGACTCGGATATACATTTGTCACACCTACAGTACAAGATGCAATCAGTCATATTCAATGGCTGTGGTTAAACCTCAGTGGAGAGGGTCTGGGGGGGTCTGACGTGAAAGCAGTTTGAATTTCAAATACACTTAGAACAGAGATAAGGAcattaaaaatctgaaatcCATATAAATtacatcaatatatatatatatatatattatatatatatatatatatatatatatatatatttttttttttttttaattaggaaGAGATGATCGTAATCTCATTAAAGGCTggatcttgtttttgtttccaaaataataatcaaaataatctcTGACCATGAAACAGTGTGAATCACCCTTAAGACTtggatgaaatgtttttttcagtttgtctcgtttgtcaaaaaatgtgaaatagaGAAACACTTGAGGTTAGCACTGTGGCGTCGAGCGGCTCTGTGTCACACTGCACAGGTTATCCTGAGACATCTTATTAGGAGAGCGGGCTCAGAGGGCCCCATGTCGCCACCATCTGTAGGGGTCCCACTTCAGGCTCTGCCACTGTGCATCAACAGACTGCCAAAACACTGATTTGATTCTTCTCTCCTGGCAGGTGGAGTTTGACAGTCACCGCCTGCGGCAGCTCAAGGAATTAGATCATATCAGGTTTATTTTCTTAACTCTCTGGGAACTGCCCCTTGTGGAGCTTTCCCCACTCTGATGAACATGATGGCAGGGAGCGTGATGCCACTTATTCTAAAAGTACTACTACTTATTATAAAGTAGTGTAGTCACTATCGATATGTCATCAAATGGTAAATATCAATATGTCATTATCAAAAGCCAGTGGTGTTTCCAACCTCTTTTACACTCTTAGCTGGCATTTCACACCTAAAACTTCAAATGTAGGAAATCCCAAATCTCAGTCCAGGACCTTCTACTGTCCACGCCACATCGGGTTTATCCTCAACTGTTCAGGGTTCTCCAAACAACCCACAATTAAAATCACAAGTGAACAACATCGATTGAATCTCTGTTGAGTAATCAGGGCTCAACAAGCAGCTGGACTCTGATTTTCAAGTGTGAGCCTATAAACCTGGGCTTATTAAAACAGCAGCTAGAATGTGATTGACAGTTGTTGGTCTATTTGCCTTTCAACCTGCTGTGAGTCTGTGCAATGCAGAACACATACTCTATGTCCTCTCAGGCTTGTTACGGCTCCATGCTGGGCTAAGTGAAATAGTGCtgtattctattctattctattctattctattctattctattctattctattctatccttataatgtttaccatgggCATACATTCAATAACAGACCAGTGTGTAAAGTGTTATGCAGTTGATATAATGCTGCACAGACTATAACTGTGTCATcataaatcagaaataaaacatgagcaGATCCAGAACACCTTGGCAGCAGCATCTATAGCCATAAGCAGCTGGACAGCATAAACAATATAAGCTGCTGTAGCGAACTATCACTATCACCACTTCAGCAACAGTTGCATTGCAGATACTATAGGCATTGTATTCATTGAATGATGTACAAAATATGCTCTAAGCGCGAGTTcgttttttttctaattcatttcCTTAAATAAAGTTGTCAGAATTACCACAATCATCATTTTAgcacaaaaaaccccaaaaaacaagattttttttcactggctAAAATGCATtcacagaaatataataaacaaatgttgctaatgaagtttatttttcttacttaCAGAATGTTCCTTCACCTGTAATATAATGCGTTTGGGTAAAAACCCCCTTCAACCAGTTCTATTAGGCTGAAAACTACTGAATACAGAGAATACAAAGCATGAGCCGTCACTTACAGATAAATGTTCCtttggagaggagagagctgctgTCGGAGATGCTCCGTCCTGAGCGACGCTTcgtgacagacagactgacggACGTGCAGCTCAACTTGCACACAGCAGTTTGTCCGTCCGTGATGCTGTGCCCCAGCACAACGTGCCTGTGAACGCACCGGGCTCTCCGCTCttattcatcatttctttcAACTCTTTGTTACAGTGGCGTATTACAGCCCCCTCAAACTCTCAGCAGCGTGAAGTGGAGCGTTTTCACTCTGTTCTCACATCCATCGATTACatgcacatataaaaaaaataataaaaaaaagattgataaAGTGATGCAACAGCTTTTGTCCAGCCTCACCGACACCGATCATATGTTATTTCAGCAAGGCAGCAGCACATTTACACATAGATAATGAATGTGATCATGCAACAATCAACCCCGCCTTTATTTATGGCGATTCACATGATGTTAAATCAAGAAAACTTAAGTACTCGGGTTCATATGTAGAAATCACACAGAATCTATAACCATATATACATACCTGCTCATCAGGTGAACAAGGCCCTCGTTTTTTTTAGATCACACAAAGCACGTGATGCTGTCAGGcacgttttcattttcaagactAGGAGATAAATCGAGATGACTCACTCTGTGATCTTGTTATAACAGACTTTATCCTACACATCTCGTGAAATACTGGCACACGTGTGAGCATCTCAAGACAGTCACGCAGCATGTTGTCTCCGAGTACGGTGacctgtacagtgtgtgtgttaaagtcaTCACTCAAGCAAAAAGCCAGAACTTTCACCGGCTCCAGGttgtgaaattatttgttttttccctctgtgtagATTAAATATCGAGTTTTTTGGATTGTAGATCGCAAACAATCAAATAGAAGCCGAGTGAAGAAGTCACGATGGACAGTTTCAAgattttatcatatatatatatacactgtaaaTTCTAACAAGTTGAGTTTACTTAAACAAATTTAGGAAACCGATTACCTTGGGAAAATTAAGTAAACGAACTTAATTGTGTGAAGTAGTGTGAAATTATTGGATTTAAGTGAGCTCTACTTTTTTTGAAGTTGTGATTACTTAATGGATCTCAGTGTAGTTAAATTCAAATCAAGCTGTTACAACTCATATATTTTGAGTCAGAGTAACTTAATATATTCTGTCAAAACAAGTGGCCATCACTTGAAATTTGTCAAAAACTACACTTGAAGTATCTTAGTGTAAGCCACTTCAATAAAGTTGACCGTAACTCAATAAAGATAAGTTACATTAACTTTATGTATACTGTGCCAAAGTAAGTGAGCAGTACttaatttcaaataaatgcaCTTAACATACCTTAGTTAAGCTAACTTAGAAAATAAGAATTCACAAAATGGCattattaaaatttttatttcagtatttgtaaacaacaacaatcaacatGCTGTTCATTCTGAAACTTGCCAAGACCATCAAATGTCGAGTTTGGCTGAGCATTTAACACAACATGAATTTATTTACTAAATTTGACCTTCATCCAAAAATTGCATATATTGTATTGAATTATAGTAGGCCAAACCCTTCTGTTAGCAGAGAACCAGGCCAGTCAGTGCAGGGCAGAGAAAACAGGGAATAAATTATGCTATAGCCAGTTCGAGGCAAATCCTTCCTTGCAGTTTGCGGATTGGTTCAAAttcttgtaaaattatgtatttgctcatgtgtttgtgagagggACTGAGTGTATGAGCGTGTATGTATGCGAGTGAGTGCTAGACAAAAGTATGTCAGAGAGTATGAGTGAAAATCAGAATGTGATGTATGACAGAATGAGTTAGACTTAAGAGAATGAGTGTAAGAGTGAGGTGGTGTGCTGGTTGGTCTGGGTATAAGCTAACAGAAGGCTCTTGATGGACACTTTTCTGAACGTCTCAGAGCAACAGACACTTGGGAACATTTAGTCCAGATTATTACATTGAACAGCACTTGTACAAACATCATCAATACATCAAAGCAGCTAAATCTAAGTCAGCTCTTTAgcaactttgatttttttcaaccTGTGTTGCAAAAGCACACTACATTCTAATACTAAACATCATATACGGTATGCtctttttcaacagttttaacTCACTGGAAATTACTTAACACCTGCGCTGATGGCAGGGTCATGTGACCTACATAAGGATGTCTTCTGCTgcctttaaactttttttatgctttccAATCGCAAATGCAAAAATCagcaaacaaatacaacaagTAAGTATCTCAATAGATACTTATACTAAGTTTACTTCTGGTTTTATTAACTTTGTTTTACACTGTTGGCTCACCAAGTACCTCCACCCTTTTTGCAATTGTGAGGTAACAGTAACTGCACACCCATAATACTGAGTCAGATTAGTATGGAATGAAATGAggctgaacaaaaaaaacaacaaagacattgCAATTCTTTTGACAGTTATTGTGacgattcattcatttttgtttgaggGATCAATCTCactgtgttgtgtattttcttatttgttcaGAATACAATATCAAGACCTCTTCagctccacaaaaaaaaaaaaaaaaaaaagagtattcTGTCATAGTTTCATTAccacaacatcaaaaaaaaagcagcaagcaaaatataatattcaatacattaaaaataaatacttatcATACTAAATAACGCTTTGTTTAATTGTTCAGCCccatcacactcacactgattCACACACCACAGTTGGGTAAAAAAACAGTAGGCTATAGCTATCCCTAGCCATAACATCTAGCTCAACAgagcattttttaatgtttggaGTTTTGGGCTGAGCTTTTGTTGTCCAAGGTTCAACAATGTCTTCTGGATGAACTCAAATGTGTTCTTCATACCTTTTGGGTAATCCAGATGGAGTGCATATATCAAGCCGAACAGAAGACAAAGTCCTAGAGAGGTTGTGGGAATCTCATCCATGACTATGTTTCCTTCAAGGATGATTGCAATGCTGTTAATCACTGGTGGCGTGTCATCAGTCATGACTCTAAGAACCCCAACAGGCACCTGGGAGAAGTCTTGTGCAGTGTCCgaatcctgcattcaaaataaaagaacacaaATAAATTTAGGTAGGATGTTAAGACCCGTGGTTATAGTGTGTTCACTCTTATGATCAAAGTGTCTGCAGCACTCTGGAATACTGTTTTTGAGAGCTCTTAAGATTATGAGCAGGTAGAAATGGCTGGATTTCAGCACTACACCTtaacaaaaagcattttaaaaaagctgTACAACTTATTCTGGGAAGCTCAGATTTGGCTCAAACGTTGAATGCATtgaaaatcatataaaacacatatgTGTGATTGCAATTTAGTGATATAACCCTCTAAACCCAAATTTTATATCAGGCAgaaatggaaattaaacattttcacctTTCACTAAGATGGAAAATTACTTTCCTTCAGCATCACATGTGAGGCAACAAATTTGTTTATAACTCCCAACTTATTAAAAATTTGTCCCTTGTTTAATGTTGTAACATCCCCACTTAAATATGTTTGGTTTGGTCAAGTGTGAATACAGGCTATAATACCTAACTTGACCTTAGTTTGGGGGAATTTAATAATAGTTAAGTTCAGGTGCACTACACCTAAACCTtgacaaaagttttttttgtttttttttttcgtaaaTCAGACCCGAACAAATGAAATCTGAGAACTGAACCTGAGGTATGATGTCCTAAAATGTACATTGTACGATGGtcatatcattgtcattataaaTGTACTTACTGAGCAACTGAGGAAGAATTCGCTGGAATTATCTCCAAGATACAGGGGCAGACATTGCAGGACAGCAGTGCGTGTTGTGGTGATGTCAGTCTCATggaaaagatgacaaaaaaacaataagcagaagaatatatgaaagaaaaatatgagaaaaaaaatctgtggatATACGTGTGCTCGAGTTCCAACATTGAATTCTAAAGAATTACTTGTACTTTTGTAGCAGCTGTAAGCCTACTTGATGCTTGCAAGCACACTACTGTAAGGTGGTAATGATGAAAATCAGAAACAATACTTACTTGTGTATTGATTGACTGGAGGAGGTGATCAAGTGATTGGCCTACAGCTCCTTTTCTGGATTTGAAGAGGTCAATGAGACGAGCGGTATGGTGGTCCAGAGCTTCATAGAAGTCTTTCTTGAGGTTCTTACTGGCAATTCTGTAGAACTCTGCAAACaccttaaacaaaaaaagaaaagaaaaaacacatccaaAGGATTGTTTACTCCACCATGGCAGTCATTTAACACCAATAGTCTATTTGACTGTCATATACAATACATTTGTGATacatcaattaatcattaaaagaACCgaaacaacagtgaaacaatgaaaatattgattactcGGGTGTGGTTCAGTATAGTGCAGTATAAGTGAGCCATACCTGACTTTCTGTGAACAGCACAGGCCAGCGTTCCATCATCCTTTTAACTGGAGGCTGTTCCTCCACAACTTCTTTGCGTCGCAAAGCAAATGTCTTGTCCATCATTTTCTTCACATCAGCTGAGTCCGGAAGCCTcttttttgcttcattttcaaGCTGTCTTCTAACAGACTCGAGCGAATCTGCATTTTCACCATCAGGAAAATTTGGCAAGAAATTCGTTTCACTtctttttgccctttttatgtTACTACATGATGGTGCTCCTTCTGGGAAATCCCTTTTTCGCTTGTTGCCATTCACTGTGACATCGGCCATTCCTGATCTTCTCATTTTTGTACGAAAATTCCCCATCTTGAATTTAATGCTATTTTTCCATCCACAATATCCTGTGGGTGATCCAGCTTCTTTCAGACAGGGATGTTTCGCAATCAGTGCAGCGGCAACTTCTTGACAGTGTTCTTCTGTGGGGTATGCTGTGTACTTGTACATTGCCTCTGCAAGTCTTTCTAAGATCACATGTTTCATGTCCCGAGAAACATCCATTCGAATTCCTTCCTGCATACAGGCAAGGTCTCCCTGTCTCAGTCGGAAATTTACATCCACAGAGAAATCTGGAATATCAAACGCAGAAGGCCAAGGATCCGGCCTCATCATTGGAGATTTTTCTTCACTTGTATATAGTATATCTGTGTCAGATGTGCGTGGTGAGGACAGTGTGCTAGAGACTGAAGAGAAGGACTCAAGACTTATAATTTTCAGCGTGGCTCGATCTGGTAGTTCTGATACATCTGTCAGATTACAGAGGGCATTGTTAAACAGTGGGTCTTCAAACTGTAGTGTGAAGTCATATGGTAGTGCCAGTTTAACTTTCAAATGATCCAAGAGAGACTCAAGGTTGCCTGGTTTCTGATCAAGACTGATTCTTCTAATGTCACAATCAGTGACGATGACTCTGATTGGCCACTTCTGTTCCATCATCCTACAAAAAAGAGAGCCGTAAAGTTAGTGTTAGGCTAGCATAATATGTAATGcttcaaagaaacaaacagtgtgCCTCTCACTCGGTAGGCTGACAAAGGAAAAATATCATTGAACTCAGTCAACTGAGTGGCAACCAAGCCTGTGCCGCTTTGTGTCAATTCATAAGCACGAAGATGCTCATGATACCACGCAATCATTGGTTTGCACAAGAAAACAATGTCTGCATTAATCACT comes from the Seriola aureovittata isolate HTS-2021-v1 ecotype China chromosome 21, ASM2101889v1, whole genome shotgun sequence genome and includes:
- the LOC130162051 gene encoding sterile alpha motif domain-containing protein 3-like, whose translation is MMMEQKWPIRVIVTDCDIRRISLDQKPGNLESLLDHLKVKLALPYDFTLQFEDPLFNNALCNLTDVSELPDRATLKIISLESFSSVSSTLSSPRTSDTDILYTSEEKSPMMRPDPWPSAFDIPDFSVDVNFRLRQGDLACMQEGIRMDVSRDMKHVILERLAEAMYKYTAYPTEEHCQEVAAALIAKHPCLKEAGSPTGYCGWKNSIKFKMGNFRTKMRRSGMADVTVNGNKRKRDFPEGAPSCSNIKRAKRSETNFLPNFPDGENADSLESVRRQLENEAKKRLPDSADVKKMMDKTFALRRKEVVEEQPPVKRMMERWPVLFTESQVFAEFYRIASKNLKKDFYEALDHHTARLIDLFKSRKGAVGQSLDHLLQSINTQTDITTTRTAVLQCLPLYLGDNSSEFFLSCSDSDTAQDFSQVPVGVLRVMTDDTPPVINSIAIILEGNIVMDEIPTTSLGLCLLFGLIYALHLDYPKGMKNTFEFIQKTLLNLGQQKLSPKLQTLKNALLS